One window from the genome of Bacillus weihaiensis encodes:
- a CDS encoding HXXEE domain-containing protein, with amino-acid sequence MYQIEVYNAIWLFVVIFMLHDFEEIIAVENWAKRTESRITDNSKWISKKIWQFWNVNSYSFAKRDVYIFLTMSIITFIKIQNVESLIISILYLSFLLFVLIHNVFHVLQTLILKTYTPGLYTAIFLVTPYTIYLLVLLT; translated from the coding sequence ATGTATCAGATAGAGGTATATAATGCAATATGGTTATTTGTAGTAATATTTATGCTCCATGATTTTGAGGAAATTATAGCTGTTGAAAATTGGGCGAAAAGAACAGAAAGTAGAATAACAGATAATAGTAAATGGATAAGTAAAAAGATTTGGCAATTTTGGAATGTTAACTCGTATTCCTTTGCCAAGAGAGATGTTTATATTTTCTTAACAATGTCCATTATTACCTTCATTAAAATTCAAAACGTTGAAAGTTTAATAATTTCAATTTTGTATCTATCATTCTTACTATTTGTATTAATACACAATGTATTTCACGTCTTGCAAACTTTGATATTAAAAACGTATACTCCAGGACTTTATACAGCTATCTTTTTAGTAACTCCTTATACCATTTATTTGTTAGTACTCTTAACATAG